CCCCGGCGAACTTCGGGGCACCCCGTCGCACCGTCATCGGCGCGGATTACAATCGGGTCTGCCTGCTCCTCGCCGTGCTGGAGAAGCGCGTGGGGTTGCCGCTCATGACCCAGGACGCCTTCGTCAACGTCGCCGGCGGGGGCAAGGTCGCCGAGCCCGCGGCGGATCTGGGCGTAGTGATCGCGGCGGCGTCGAGCTATCTCGACCGGCCGGTGCGGGGCGACGTGGTGGTGATCGGCGAGGTCGGCCTCACCGGCGAGGTGCGCGCGGTGGGCGGGCTGCCCGCCCGGCTCAAGGAGGCGGCGGCGCTCGGCTTCACGTCGGCGGTGGTGCCGCAGAACAATCTTGCGGCGAAGGAGCCACTCGCGCTGGAGGTCCAGGGAGTCGGTTCGGTCGAGGAGGCCGTCAAGGCCTTGCTCGGGGGATAGACACGGCCATGAGTCTCATCATCGCGCGACTGTGTGTGCTGGCGGTGGCCACCGGCGCCGGTGTAGCGCTGGCGCCGGCTCTCGGTATCAAGTGGGCGACGCACTGGCTGGGCCTGGCCGGCTTCCTCTGCGGGGTGCTGGCGGTGGTGCTGGAGTGGCAGGGCCGCCGCGTGCCCGTGGACCGGCTGTTCTGGGGCGCGGCCGGCGGCATCGCCGGCGTCGCGCTCGGGCTCGGCGTGGGCAGCGCGCTCGGCGCGGTGGTGCCCGAGGCGGGAGCCCTCGGGCGCGGGCTCTTCGGCCTGTTGCTCGGCTATCTCGGCTGCGCGGTGACCCTGGCGAAGAACGACGAATTGGAGGGCATGTCGGCCAAGCTCTTTCCCAAGACCGTCGCCCTCAAGCAGGCCTACAAGGTGCTCGACACCTCGGTAATCATCGACGGGCGCGTCGCGGATGTGTGCGAGACGGGCTTCCTCGAGGGGACCATCGTGGTACCCCAGTTCGTGCTGCGCGAGCTGCAGCAGATCGCCGACTCGTCGGACGCGCTGAAGCGGAACCGCGGCAAGCGGGGGTTCGATGTGCTGCAGCGCCTGCAGCGGGTGTCCAAGATCACCGTGCGCATCATGGACCAGGACTTCCCGGCCATCCGCGAGGTCGATCGCAAGCTGATCGAGCTGGCCAAGAGCCTGAACGGCAAGGTCGTGACCAACGACTACAACCTGAACAAGATCGCCGAGCTCTCGGGCGTGCCGGTGCTGAACATCAACGAGCTGGCCAACTCGCTGAAGCCGGTGGTGCTGCCCGGCGAGCTCATGCACCTGCAGGTCGTGAAGGAGGGCAAGGAGGCCGGCCAGGGCGTCGCGTATCTCGACGACGGGACCATGGTGGTGGTGGACCACGGCCGGAAGCTCATCGGGCAGATGGTGGACGTGACGGTGACGAGCGTGCTCCAGACCACCGCCGGGCGGATGATCTTCGCGCGGCTGGCCCCCATGGAAGAGCCCGTC
This region of Candidatus Methylomirabilota bacterium genomic DNA includes:
- a CDS encoding PIN domain-containing protein, whose protein sequence is MSLIIARLCVLAVATGAGVALAPALGIKWATHWLGLAGFLCGVLAVVLEWQGRRVPVDRLFWGAAGGIAGVALGLGVGSALGAVVPEAGALGRGLFGLLLGYLGCAVTLAKNDELEGMSAKLFPKTVALKQAYKVLDTSVIIDGRVADVCETGFLEGTIVVPQFVLRELQQIADSSDALKRNRGKRGFDVLQRLQRVSKITVRIMDQDFPAIREVDRKLIELAKSLNGKVVTNDYNLNKIAELSGVPVLNINELANSLKPVVLPGELMHLQVVKEGKEAGQGVAYLDDGTMVVVDHGRKLIGQMVDVTVTSVLQTTAGRMIFARLAPMEEPVR